One Streptomyces sp. NBC_00554 DNA segment encodes these proteins:
- the hpnC gene encoding squalene synthase HpnC, whose translation MTEAGTARTGDPERGTLDKAADENFPVAPFFLPKAWRDDLMAVYGFARLVDDIGDGDLAPGGADARLLGVSPTEAEDRVVLLDAFETDLHRVFDSTPRHPLLRRLQPTVRRARLTPEPFLGLIAANRQDQLVKRYETYDDLVAYCELSANPVGRLVLAVTGTETPERVRRSDAVCTSLQIVEHLQDVAEDLGRDRIYLPAEDMKRFHVQEADLAPATAGASVRALVAYEAERARNLLNEGTPLVGSVHGRLKLLLAGFVAGGRAAIRAIAAAEYDVLPGPPKHGKLQLLREVGVTLRGKG comes from the coding sequence GTGACCGAAGCCGGGACGGCGCGTACCGGAGACCCGGAGCGCGGCACCCTCGACAAGGCCGCGGACGAGAACTTCCCGGTGGCGCCCTTCTTTCTGCCCAAGGCCTGGCGTGACGATCTGATGGCCGTGTACGGCTTCGCCCGCCTCGTCGACGACATCGGTGACGGCGACCTGGCCCCCGGGGGCGCGGACGCCCGCCTCCTCGGCGTGTCGCCCACGGAGGCCGAGGACCGCGTCGTCCTCCTCGACGCCTTCGAGACCGACCTCCACCGGGTGTTCGACTCGACCCCGCGCCACCCGTTGCTGCGCCGCCTCCAGCCCACGGTCCGCCGCGCCCGCCTCACCCCCGAGCCCTTTCTCGGCCTGATCGCGGCCAACCGCCAGGACCAGCTGGTCAAGCGGTACGAGACCTATGACGACCTGGTCGCCTACTGCGAGCTGTCCGCCAACCCCGTCGGCCGCCTCGTGCTGGCCGTCACGGGCACCGAGACCCCGGAGCGCGTCCGTCGCTCCGACGCGGTGTGCACGTCACTGCAGATCGTCGAGCACCTCCAGGACGTGGCCGAGGATCTCGGCCGCGACCGTATCTATCTGCCCGCCGAGGACATGAAGCGCTTTCATGTCCAAGAGGCGGATCTGGCCCCGGCCACGGCAGGCGCATCGGTGCGCGCACTGGTTGCATACGAAGCAGAACGCGCCCGGAACCTCCTGAATGAAGGCACCCCCCTCGTGGGTAGCGTCCACGGCAGACTGAAGCTGCTGCTCGCGGGGTTCGTTGCGGGGGGAAGGGCGGCAATCCGTGCGATTGCCGCCGCCGAATACGACGTACTTCCAGGCCCGCCCAAGCACGGCAAGCTCCAGCTGCTGCGCGAGGTGGGAGTGACTCTGCGAGGAAAGGGGTGA
- a CDS encoding polyprenyl synthetase family protein, producing the protein MLDQRAADPRTPGTAKRGETVPTVPPAETAADAVDVTALLERGRTLATPVLRAAVDRLAPPMDTVAAYHFGWIDAEGNPADGDGGKAVRPALAVLSAQAAGAAPEVGVPGAVAVELVHNFSLLHDDLMDGDEQRRHRDTVWKVHGPAQAILVGDALFALANELLLELGTVEAGRATRRLTTATRALIDGQAQDISYEHRERVTVEECLEMEGNKTGALLACACSIGAVLGGADDHTADTLEKYGYHLGLAFQAVDDLLGIWGDPEATGKQTWSDLRQRKKSLPVVAALAAGGPASERLGELLAADAKASDFENFSEEEFAARAALIEEAGGRDWTAQEARRQHAIAVEALDAIHMPEQVRAQFVELADFVVVRKR; encoded by the coding sequence ATGCTCGATCAGCGCGCGGCGGACCCCCGCACCCCCGGTACCGCAAAAAGAGGAGAGACTGTGCCCACTGTGCCCCCGGCCGAAACGGCTGCCGACGCGGTGGACGTGACCGCGCTCCTGGAGCGCGGCCGGACCCTGGCCACACCGGTGCTGCGGGCGGCCGTCGACCGCCTGGCGCCTCCCATGGACACTGTCGCCGCCTACCATTTCGGCTGGATCGACGCCGAGGGGAACCCCGCGGACGGTGACGGCGGCAAGGCCGTACGCCCCGCGCTCGCCGTTCTGTCCGCGCAGGCCGCCGGTGCCGCCCCCGAGGTGGGCGTGCCGGGTGCGGTCGCCGTCGAACTGGTGCACAACTTCTCGCTGCTGCACGACGACCTGATGGACGGCGACGAGCAGCGCCGCCACCGCGACACCGTCTGGAAGGTGCACGGCCCCGCCCAGGCGATCCTCGTCGGCGACGCCCTGTTCGCGCTGGCCAACGAACTCCTGCTGGAGCTCGGCACGGTGGAGGCGGGCCGCGCCACCCGGCGCCTGACCACCGCCACCCGCGCCCTCATCGACGGCCAGGCCCAGGACATCTCCTACGAGCACCGCGAGCGGGTCACCGTCGAGGAGTGCCTGGAGATGGAGGGCAACAAGACGGGCGCCCTGCTCGCCTGCGCCTGCTCCATCGGCGCGGTGCTCGGCGGCGCCGACGACCACACCGCCGACACCCTCGAGAAGTACGGCTACCACCTCGGCCTCGCCTTCCAGGCCGTCGACGACCTCCTCGGCATCTGGGGCGACCCGGAGGCCACCGGAAAGCAGACCTGGAGCGATCTGCGCCAGCGCAAGAAGTCCCTGCCGGTGGTGGCCGCGCTCGCCGCGGGCGGGCCCGCCTCCGAGCGCCTCGGCGAACTGCTTGCCGCCGACGCCAAGGCCAGTGACTTCGAGAACTTCTCCGAGGAGGAGTTCGCCGCGCGCGCCGCGCTCATCGAGGAGGCCGGCGGCCGCGACTGGACCGCCCAGGAGGCGCGTCGCCAGCACGCGATCGCCGTCGAGGCCCTCGACGCGATCCATATGCCGGAACAGGTACGGGCCCAGTTCGTGGAGCTCGCCGACTTCGTCGTCGTACGGAAGAGATGA
- a CDS encoding sugar phosphate nucleotidyltransferase — protein sequence MIGLVLAAGAGRRLRPYTDSLPKALVPVGPAGAEDSITVLDLTLGNFAEIGLTEVGIIVGYRKEAVYERQAALEEKYGLKLTLIDNDKAEEWNNAYSLWCGRDALRDGVILANGDTVHPVSVEKTLLAARGDGKKIILALDTVKKLADEEMKVVVDPEKGVRKITKLMEPAEATGEYIGVTLIEGAAADELADALKTVWETDPQQFYEHGYQELVDRGFQIDVAPIGEIPWVEIDNHEDLAKGREIACQY from the coding sequence ATGATCGGCCTCGTGCTGGCGGCCGGCGCCGGCCGGCGTCTGCGCCCCTACACCGACAGCCTTCCCAAGGCTCTGGTGCCGGTGGGCCCCGCGGGTGCGGAGGACAGCATCACGGTTCTGGACCTGACCCTCGGCAACTTCGCGGAGATCGGTCTGACCGAGGTCGGCATCATCGTCGGCTACCGCAAGGAAGCCGTGTACGAGCGCCAGGCGGCCCTCGAGGAGAAGTACGGCCTCAAGCTCACCCTCATCGACAACGACAAGGCCGAGGAGTGGAACAACGCCTACTCCCTGTGGTGTGGACGTGACGCCCTCAGGGACGGTGTGATCCTCGCCAACGGCGACACCGTGCACCCGGTCTCCGTCGAGAAGACGCTGCTGGCCGCCCGCGGCGACGGCAAGAAGATCATCCTCGCCCTCGACACGGTGAAGAAGCTCGCCGACGAGGAGATGAAGGTCGTCGTGGACCCCGAGAAGGGCGTCCGGAAGATCACCAAGCTCATGGAGCCCGCCGAGGCCACCGGCGAGTACATCGGTGTCACCCTCATCGAGGGCGCGGCCGCCGACGAGCTGGCCGACGCGCTGAAGACGGTGTGGGAGACCGACCCGCAGCAGTTCTACGAGCACGGCTACCAGGAGCTCGTCGACCGCGGCTTCCAGATCGACGTCGCGCCGATCGGCGAGATCCCGTGGGTCGAGATCGACAACCACGAAGACCTTGCCAAGGGACGTGAGATCGCGTGCCAGTACTGA
- a CDS encoding ABC transporter permease: protein MSETTHDGGVAVSERPSPDDGLSAAEVAAKYGLAVSGARPGLAEYVRQLWGRRHFILAFSQARLTAQYSQAKLGQLWQVVTPLLNAFVYFLIFGLILQADRGMSIDVYIPFLVTGVFTFTFTQSSVMSGVRAISGNLGLVRALHFPRAALPISFSLQQLQQLLFSMIVLFAVAIGFGSYPSPSWLLIFPVLALQFLFNIGLALIMARLGSKTPDLAQLMPFVMRTWMYASGVMYSIPVMLADKPQWIADVLQWNPAAIYMDLMRFALIDSYGSENLPPHVWAVAGGWAVLVALGGFVYFWKAEERYGRG from the coding sequence GTGAGTGAGACAACGCATGACGGCGGAGTCGCGGTGAGCGAACGACCGTCGCCCGATGACGGGCTCTCCGCGGCCGAGGTGGCCGCCAAGTACGGGCTCGCGGTCAGCGGTGCCCGTCCCGGGCTCGCCGAATACGTGCGTCAGCTGTGGGGCAGACGGCACTTCATCCTCGCCTTCTCGCAGGCGCGACTGACCGCGCAGTACAGCCAGGCCAAGCTCGGCCAGCTGTGGCAGGTCGTGACGCCGCTGCTCAACGCGTTCGTGTACTTCCTGATCTTCGGGTTGATCCTGCAGGCCGACCGCGGCATGTCGATCGACGTGTACATCCCGTTCCTGGTGACGGGTGTCTTCACCTTCACCTTCACCCAGAGCTCGGTGATGTCGGGAGTCCGGGCGATCTCCGGGAACCTCGGGCTTGTCCGGGCGCTGCACTTCCCGCGCGCGGCGCTGCCCATCTCGTTCTCGCTGCAACAGCTCCAGCAGCTGCTGTTCTCGATGATCGTGCTGTTCGCCGTGGCGATCGGCTTCGGCAGCTACCCGAGCCCGTCGTGGCTGCTGATCTTCCCGGTCCTCGCGCTGCAGTTCCTCTTCAACATCGGCCTCGCGCTGATCATGGCGCGGCTGGGTTCCAAGACCCCGGACCTGGCGCAGCTCATGCCGTTCGTGATGCGTACGTGGATGTACGCGTCCGGTGTCATGTACTCCATCCCTGTGATGCTCGCCGACAAGCCGCAGTGGATCGCCGACGTCCTGCAGTGGAACCCGGCCGCGATCTACATGGACCTGATGCGCTTCGCCCTCATCGACTCCTACGGCTCCGAGAACCTGCCCCCGCACGTCTGGGCGGTCGCGGGCGGCTGGGCCGTACTCGTCGCGCTCGGCGGGTTCGTCTACTTCTGGAAGGCGGAAGAGAGGTACGGCCGTGGCTGA
- a CDS encoding CDP-alcohol phosphatidyltransferase family protein, translating into MPRPSVAELRPVVHPEGVKDRRSGEHWAGRLYMREISLRVDPFLVNSRITPNQLTYLMVVAGVLAGAALLIPGLTGALLGAILIQLYLLLDCVDGEIARWRKQTSITGVYLDRIGHYLSEAALLVGFGLRGADLWDGSEGPEWLWAFVGTLAALGAILIKAETDLVDVARARSGLPAVKDEASTPRSSGLALARRAAAALKFHRLVGGVEASLFVLFVAVLDLIGGDLFWTRLGIAVLASIAILQTLLHLVSILASSRLK; encoded by the coding sequence ATGCCAAGGCCATCAGTAGCTGAACTCCGCCCCGTCGTTCACCCCGAAGGGGTGAAGGACCGGCGCAGTGGTGAGCACTGGGCGGGACGCCTGTACATGCGAGAGATCTCGCTGCGGGTGGACCCGTTCCTGGTCAACTCCAGGATCACGCCCAACCAGCTCACCTACCTGATGGTCGTCGCAGGCGTCCTGGCCGGTGCGGCACTCCTCATACCTGGCCTGACCGGCGCGCTGCTCGGCGCGATCCTGATCCAGCTCTATCTGCTGCTCGACTGCGTCGACGGCGAGATAGCCCGCTGGCGCAAGCAGACCTCGATCACCGGCGTCTACCTCGACCGCATAGGCCACTACCTGTCCGAGGCGGCCCTCCTCGTGGGCTTCGGTCTGCGGGGCGCGGACCTGTGGGACGGCTCAGAGGGCCCCGAGTGGCTGTGGGCCTTCGTGGGCACCCTGGCCGCGCTCGGCGCGATCCTGATCAAGGCCGAGACCGACCTGGTCGACGTGGCGCGGGCCCGCAGCGGTCTGCCCGCCGTCAAGGACGAGGCGTCCACGCCGCGCTCCTCGGGGCTCGCCCTGGCCCGCCGGGCGGCCGCGGCCCTGAAGTTCCACCGGCTGGTGGGCGGCGTCGAAGCCAGCCTCTTCGTACTCTTCGTCGCGGTCCTCGACCTGATCGGCGGCGACCTCTTCTGGACCCGCCTCGGCATCGCGGTCCTGGCCAGCATCGCGATCCTGCAGACCCTGCTGCACCTCGTGTCCATCCTCGCCTCGAGCAGGCTGAAGTGA
- a CDS encoding iron-containing alcohol dehydrogenase family protein yields MPVLTRLIPSPVVVDIRPGALDDLAGVLSDERISHSGKLAVAVSGGSGAKLRDRIAPALPGATWYEVGGGTLDDAIELAGAMKAGHYDAVVGLGGGKIIDCAKFAAARVGLPLVAVPTNLAHDGLCSPVATLDNDAGRGSYGVPNPIAVVIDLDVIREAPARFVRAGIGDAVSNISAIADWELANRVNGERIDGLAAAMARQAGEAVLRHPGGIGDNAFLQVLAEALVLSGVAMSVSGDSRPSSGACHEINHAFDLLFPKRAASHGEQCGLGAAFAMYLRGAHEESVYMAEVLHRHGLPVTPEEIGFTVDEFCQVVEFAPQTRPGRYTILEHLDLKTHQIKDIYADYAKAISS; encoded by the coding sequence GTGCCAGTACTGACGAGGCTCATCCCCTCGCCGGTCGTCGTCGACATCCGTCCGGGTGCCCTGGACGACCTGGCGGGGGTGCTCTCCGACGAGCGGATCTCGCACTCGGGGAAGCTGGCCGTCGCGGTGAGCGGCGGCTCCGGCGCCAAGCTGCGCGACCGGATCGCCCCGGCACTGCCCGGCGCCACCTGGTACGAGGTCGGCGGCGGCACCCTCGACGACGCGATCGAGCTGGCCGGCGCCATGAAGGCCGGGCACTACGACGCGGTCGTGGGCCTGGGCGGCGGCAAGATCATCGACTGTGCGAAGTTCGCCGCGGCGCGCGTCGGTCTCCCGCTGGTCGCGGTGCCCACGAACCTGGCGCACGACGGCCTGTGCTCGCCGGTCGCGACGCTCGACAACGACGCGGGCCGCGGCTCGTACGGTGTGCCGAACCCCATCGCGGTCGTCATCGACCTCGATGTGATCCGTGAGGCCCCCGCGCGTTTCGTGCGCGCCGGAATCGGCGACGCCGTCTCCAACATCTCCGCGATCGCGGACTGGGAACTGGCGAATCGTGTCAACGGCGAGCGGATCGACGGCCTCGCCGCCGCGATGGCGCGCCAGGCCGGTGAGGCCGTCCTGCGACACCCCGGCGGCATCGGCGACAACGCCTTCCTCCAGGTGCTCGCCGAGGCCCTCGTCCTCAGCGGGGTGGCCATGTCGGTGTCGGGCGACTCACGCCCCTCCTCCGGCGCCTGCCACGAGATCAACCACGCCTTCGACCTCCTCTTCCCCAAGCGCGCGGCGAGCCACGGCGAGCAGTGCGGCCTGGGCGCGGCCTTCGCGATGTACCTGCGCGGGGCGCACGAGGAGTCGGTGTACATGGCCGAGGTGCTCCACCGGCACGGACTGCCGGTGACACCGGAGGAGATCGGCTTCACCGTCGACGAGTTCTGCCAGGTCGTGGAGTTCGCTCCGCAGACCAGGCCCGGCCGCTACACGATCCTCGAACACCTAGACCTGAAAACCCACCAGATCAAGGACATCTACGCCGACTATGCCAAGGCCATCAGTAGCTGA
- a CDS encoding glycosyltransferase family 2 protein has translation MEAGAVTNAGPGAKVGAVIITMGNRPEELRALLDSVAKQDGDAVQVVVVGNGSPVPDVPEGIRTVELPENLGIPGGRNIGIEAFGPGGSDVDVLLFLDDDGLLARHDTAELCREAFTADPRLGIISFRIADPETGETQRRHVPRLRASDPMRNSRVTTFLGGANAVRTKVFAEVGALPDEFFYAHEETDLAWRALDAGWMIDYRSDMVLNHPTTAPSRHAVYHRMVARNRVWLARRNLPAPLVPVYLGVWMLLTLARRPSRPALRAWFGGFREGWTSPCGPRRPMKWRTVWRLTRLGRPPVI, from the coding sequence ATGGAGGCGGGTGCGGTGACGAACGCGGGTCCGGGCGCGAAGGTGGGCGCGGTCATCATCACCATGGGCAACCGCCCCGAGGAACTCCGAGCCCTACTGGACTCGGTCGCCAAGCAGGACGGCGACGCGGTCCAGGTGGTCGTGGTCGGCAACGGCTCGCCGGTGCCCGACGTCCCCGAGGGCATACGCACGGTCGAACTGCCCGAGAACCTCGGCATCCCCGGCGGCCGCAACATCGGCATAGAGGCCTTCGGCCCCGGCGGCAGCGACGTGGACGTCCTCCTCTTCCTGGACGACGACGGCCTCCTCGCCCGCCACGACACCGCCGAGCTGTGCCGTGAGGCCTTCACGGCCGACCCGAGGCTCGGCATCATCAGCTTCCGCATCGCCGACCCGGAGACGGGCGAGACCCAGCGCCGCCACGTCCCGCGGCTGCGGGCCTCCGACCCGATGCGCAACTCCCGGGTCACCACCTTCCTCGGCGGCGCCAACGCCGTACGTACGAAGGTCTTCGCCGAGGTCGGAGCCCTCCCGGACGAATTCTTCTACGCACACGAGGAAACCGACCTGGCATGGCGTGCCCTCGACGCGGGCTGGATGATCGACTACCGGTCCGACATGGTGCTGAACCACCCCACGACCGCGCCCTCCCGGCACGCGGTCTACCACCGCATGGTGGCCCGCAACCGCGTCTGGCTCGCGCGCCGCAACCTCCCGGCCCCCCTCGTCCCGGTCTACCTGGGCGTCTGGATGCTCCTGACGCTGGCCCGCCGTCCATCGAGGCCCGCCCTGAGGGCCTGGTTCGGCGGCTTCCGGGAAGGCTGGACCAGTCCATGCGGCCCCAGGCGTCCCATGAAGTGGCGTACGGTGTGGCGGCTGACCCGACTGGGCCGACCTCCTGTCATCTGA
- the hpnD gene encoding presqualene diphosphate synthase HpnD, producing MIRTVESEQHVPAPVLAAYSYCEAVTSQQARNFAYGIRLLPTSKRRAMSALYAFSRRVDDIGDGTLATDVKASRLEDTRALLARVREGSVEEDDTDPVAVALSHTAEYFPVPLEGLDELIDGVLMDVRGETYETWDDLKVYCRCVAGAIGRLSLGVFGTEPGARGAERAPEYADTLGLALQLTNILRDVREDAEGGRTYLPADDLAKFGCSAGFNGPTPPPGSDFAGLVHFEVRRARALFAEGYRLLPMLDRRSGACVAAMAGIYRRLLDRIEREPEAVLRGRVSLPGREKAYVAVRGLSGLDARHVSRRTVRRRT from the coding sequence GTGATCCGGACCGTGGAGTCTGAACAACACGTGCCCGCACCGGTACTCGCCGCTTACAGCTACTGCGAAGCAGTAACCAGTCAGCAGGCCCGTAATTTCGCGTACGGCATCAGACTTCTGCCGACGTCCAAGCGCCGCGCGATGTCGGCGCTGTACGCGTTCTCACGTCGTGTCGACGACATCGGCGACGGCACGCTCGCAACGGACGTGAAGGCGTCCCGTCTCGAGGACACCCGGGCCCTGCTCGCCCGGGTCCGCGAGGGTTCCGTGGAGGAGGACGACACCGACCCGGTCGCGGTCGCCCTCAGCCATACCGCCGAGTACTTTCCGGTACCCCTCGAAGGCCTCGACGAACTCATCGACGGCGTCCTCATGGACGTACGCGGAGAGACGTACGAGACCTGGGACGACCTGAAGGTGTACTGCCGGTGTGTGGCCGGGGCGATCGGGCGGCTCTCGCTCGGCGTCTTCGGTACGGAGCCGGGGGCGCGCGGAGCTGAGCGTGCGCCGGAGTATGCCGACACACTCGGGCTCGCGCTCCAACTCACCAACATCCTGCGGGACGTACGTGAGGACGCCGAGGGCGGACGTACCTATCTGCCCGCCGACGACCTCGCCAAGTTCGGCTGCTCGGCCGGGTTCAACGGGCCGACACCACCGCCCGGCTCCGACTTCGCGGGCCTCGTGCACTTCGAAGTGCGCCGGGCCCGCGCTCTCTTCGCCGAGGGCTACCGGCTGCTGCCGATGCTGGACCGGCGCAGCGGCGCGTGCGTCGCGGCGATGGCCGGCATCTACCGCCGCCTCCTCGACCGCATCGAGCGCGAGCCCGAAGCCGTGCTGCGCGGCCGTGTCTCGCTGCCCGGACGTGAGAAGGCGTACGTCGCCGTGCGCGGCCTCTCCGGCCTGGACGCCCGGCATGTGTCCCGCCGGACCGTCAGGAGGCGTACCTGA
- a CDS encoding DUF6380 family protein: MDNLGQGDSNGEKWHATLRSRGASLTAMACRTPLEHRGTAEGEGAR, from the coding sequence ATGGACAATTTGGGCCAAGGTGATTCCAACGGCGAAAAGTGGCACGCAACCCTCCGGAGCCGCGGGGCGTCCCTGACTGCAATGGCCTGCCGCACACCGCTCGAACACCGCGGCACGGCCGAGGGGGAGGGTGCACGATGA
- a CDS encoding ABC transporter ATP-binding protein, whose product MAEPSKDSHIPTVIADELHIVYRVNGAKTGKGSATSALSRILRRGEERGVRKVHAVRGVSFTAYRGEAVGLIGSNGSGKSTLLRAIAGLLPAEKGRVYTDGQPSLLGVNAALMNDLTGERNVILGGLAMGMTREQIKERYEEIVDFSGINEKGDFITLPMRTYSSGMAARLRFSIAAAKDHDVLMIDEALATGDRKFQKRSEERIRELRKSAGTVFLVSHNNKSIRDTCDRVLWLERGELRMDGPTEEVLKEYEKFTGK is encoded by the coding sequence GTGGCTGAGCCGAGCAAGGACTCCCACATCCCCACCGTCATCGCGGACGAGCTGCACATCGTCTACCGCGTGAACGGCGCCAAGACGGGCAAGGGCAGTGCCACCTCCGCCCTCAGCCGCATCCTCAGGCGCGGCGAGGAGCGCGGCGTACGCAAGGTGCACGCCGTCCGGGGCGTCTCCTTCACCGCCTACCGGGGCGAGGCCGTCGGCCTGATCGGCTCGAACGGCTCCGGCAAGTCGACCCTCCTGCGCGCCATCGCCGGGCTGCTGCCCGCGGAGAAGGGCAGGGTCTACACAGACGGCCAGCCCTCCCTGCTCGGCGTCAACGCCGCTCTCATGAACGATCTGACGGGCGAGCGGAACGTCATTCTGGGCGGGCTCGCGATGGGCATGACCCGCGAGCAGATCAAGGAGCGGTACGAGGAGATCGTCGACTTCTCGGGCATCAACGAGAAGGGTGACTTCATCACCCTCCCCATGCGCACCTACTCGTCCGGCATGGCGGCCCGCCTGCGCTTCTCCATCGCGGCCGCCAAGGACCATGACGTCCTGATGATCGACGAGGCCCTCGCCACCGGCGACCGCAAGTTCCAGAAGCGCTCCGAGGAGCGCATCCGCGAGCTGCGCAAGAGCGCCGGCACGGTTTTTCTGGTCAGCCACAACAACAAGTCGATCCGCGACACCTGCGACCGCGTGCTCTGGCTGGAGCGCGGTGAGCTGCGGATGGACGGCCCGACCGAAGAGGTCCTCAAGGAGTACGAGAAGTTCACGGGCAAGTAG
- the hpnE gene encoding hydroxysqualene dehydroxylase HpnE: MSEVTRPVDTTGRPDTAAAVVVGGGLAGITAALALADAGVRVTLLEGRPRLGGLAFSFQRGDLTVDNGQHVYLRCCTAYRWFLDRVDGASLAPLQDRLDVPVLDAEAKPGRRLGRIGRTALPVPLHLAKSLATYPHLSLAERAKVGRAALALKGLDLADPALDAQNFGSWLAAHGQSERAVEALWDLVGVATLNAVAKDSSLGLAAMVFKTGLLSDPGAADIGWARVPLGELHDTLARKALDSAGVRTEVRTRVTSISQNENGRWSVRVPGETLDADTVVLAVPHREAHDLLPEGALDAPERLLEIGTAPILNVHVIYDRTVLTRPFFAALGSPVQWVFDRTEASGLREGQYLALSQSAAQDEIDEPVSVLRERYLPELERLLPGARGAEVKDFFVTRERTATFAPTPGVGRLRPGARTKAPGLYLAGAWTATGWPATMESAVRSGVSAAGAALGALGRPRDHLFEVEEAA, encoded by the coding sequence ATGAGCGAGGTCACGCGGCCCGTGGACACCACGGGCCGCCCGGACACGGCAGCCGCCGTGGTGGTCGGCGGAGGGCTCGCCGGCATCACCGCCGCGCTGGCGCTCGCCGACGCCGGGGTGCGTGTGACGCTCCTCGAAGGCCGGCCGCGGCTCGGCGGGCTCGCCTTCTCCTTCCAGCGCGGCGATCTCACCGTGGACAACGGACAGCACGTGTATCTGCGCTGCTGCACCGCCTACCGGTGGTTCCTCGACCGCGTCGACGGAGCCTCGCTTGCGCCACTGCAGGATCGTCTCGACGTGCCCGTTCTCGACGCCGAGGCGAAACCTGGGCGGCGGCTCGGCAGAATCGGCCGCACCGCGTTGCCCGTACCACTGCATCTGGCGAAAAGCCTCGCGACCTATCCACACCTGTCACTCGCCGAGCGCGCCAAAGTCGGGCGTGCCGCCTTGGCGCTCAAGGGGCTCGACCTCGCCGATCCGGCGCTCGACGCGCAGAACTTCGGCAGCTGGCTGGCCGCGCACGGTCAGTCCGAGCGTGCCGTCGAGGCACTGTGGGACCTGGTGGGGGTCGCCACCCTCAACGCGGTGGCCAAAGACTCCTCGCTCGGGCTCGCCGCGATGGTGTTCAAGACCGGTCTGCTGTCCGACCCGGGCGCGGCCGACATCGGCTGGGCGCGCGTCCCGCTGGGCGAACTGCACGACACTCTGGCTCGCAAGGCGCTCGACTCCGCGGGCGTCCGCACCGAAGTCCGTACACGCGTCACCTCCATCTCCCAGAACGAGAACGGCCGCTGGAGCGTTCGGGTTCCCGGCGAGACGCTCGACGCCGACACGGTCGTCCTCGCCGTACCGCATCGCGAGGCCCACGATCTGCTGCCCGAGGGCGCGCTCGACGCCCCCGAACGGCTCCTTGAGATCGGCACGGCGCCGATCCTCAACGTCCATGTCATCTACGACCGCACGGTGCTCACCCGGCCGTTCTTCGCGGCGCTCGGCTCCCCGGTGCAGTGGGTCTTCGACCGCACCGAGGCCTCCGGGCTCCGGGAGGGGCAGTACCTGGCCCTCTCGCAGTCGGCCGCGCAGGACGAGATCGACGAGCCCGTGTCCGTGCTGCGCGAGCGCTATCTGCCGGAGCTGGAGCGGCTGTTGCCCGGCGCGCGCGGCGCGGAAGTGAAGGATTTCTTCGTGACCCGGGAGCGTACGGCGACGTTCGCCCCCACCCCAGGCGTCGGGCGGCTGCGGCCCGGCGCTCGCACCAAAGCTCCCGGTCTGTACTTGGCCGGAGCGTGGACCGCCACAGGGTGGCCCGCGACCATGGAGAGTGCGGTCCGCAGTGGTGTCAGTGCGGCGGGAGCCGCGCTGGGCGCCCTGGGCCGGCCTCGCGATCACCTCTTCGAAGTCGAGGAGGCGGCCTGA